A genomic window from Lotus japonicus ecotype B-129 chromosome 1, LjGifu_v1.2 includes:
- the LOC130729409 gene encoding pentatricopeptide repeat-containing protein At1g74600, chloroplastic encodes MAVKLCALRLVLLNSLINEKFHRKSSQLACRFTSSLAFVQKPFVSLSCTKHEQETTTFELLRHYEFFRKHTAKNTKILHAHLLKSHDLQSDIFLMNSLLDSYCKSADMVVAHKLFDTIALPNIVSWNVMISGYDHNSMYEKSVKMFCRMHLFGVEPDEFSYASVLSACIALQVPIFGKQVYSLVMKNGFLSSGYVQTRMMTMFSKNCNFKEALRFFNDASASWANVACWNAIISLAVKNGDGWVAMDLFNQMCHASLLPNSYTFPSILTACCGLKEVLIGKGVHGWVIKCGATDVFVQTAIIDLYVKFGCMREAYRQFSQMKVHNVVSWTALISGFVQDNDITFALQLFKDMRVIGQEINSYTVTSVLSACAKSGMIVEAGQIHSLVLKLGLNLDVNVGAALVNMYAKIREVGLSELAFGEMKNMKDQSIWAAMLSSFAQNQNPGRALELFPVMLGEGVKPDEYCISSVLSITSCLNLGSQMHTYVLKSGLVTAVSVGCSLFTMYSKCGCLEESYKVFQQVLVKDNVSWASMISGFAEHGCPDRALQLFKEMLSEEIVPDEITLNSTLTAISDLRFLHTGKEIHGYAFRLGLGTNTVVGGAVVNMYSKCGSLNLARAVFDMLPQKDVFACSSLVSGYSQKGLIKESLLLFRDMLLTDVTVDAFTISSILGAAALLYRSDIGTQLHAYVEKLGLQTNVSVGSSLGTMYSKCGSIEDCRKAFDDAEKTDLIGWTSIIVSYAQHGKGAEALAAYELMRKEGVQPDAVTFVGILVACSHSGLVEEAFFHLNSMVEDYNIKPGHRHYACIVDLLGRSGRLREAESLINNMPLEPDALIWGILLNACKVHGDFELGKLAAEKVMELGPSDAGAYVSFSNICAEGGQWEEVTKIRSSFNRTGIKKEAGWSLA; translated from the coding sequence ATGGCTGTGAAGTTGTGTGCCCTTCGTTTGGTCCTTCTGAATTCTCTAATCAATGAAAAGTTTCACAGGAAAAGTTCACAACTTGCTTGCAGATTCACCTCTTCCCTCGCTTTTGTTCAAAAGCCATTCGTTTCACTTTCATGCACTAAACATGAACAAGAGACCACCACTTTTGAGTTATTGCGTCATTACGAGTTCTTCAGGAAGCACACTGCTAAGAACACAAAAATCTTGCATGCCCATTTGCTTAAATCTCATGATTTACAATCTGACATCTTCTTAATGAACTCTTTGCTCGATTCTTACTGTAAATCTGCTGACATGGTTGTTGCCCACAAGCTGTTTGATACAATTGCTCTTCCAAATATTGTTTCTTGGAATGTCATGATATCTGGTTATGACCATAATTCGATGTATGAGAAGTCAGTGAAGATGTTTTGTAGGATGCATTTGTTTGGTGTTGAGCCTGATGAGTTTAGTTATGCGAGTGTTCTCTCGGCCTGCATTGCCTTGCAAGTTCCAATATTTGGCAAGCAAGTTTATTCACTTGTCATGAAAAATGGTTTCCTTTCCAGTGGCTATGTTCAGACTCGAATGATGACTATGTTTTCCAAAAATTGTAACTTTAAGGAGGCTCTAAGATTTTTTAATGATGCTTCAGCTTCATGGGCTAATGTGGCATGTTGGAATGCTATTATTTCTTTGGCAGTTAAGAATGGAGATGGCTGGGTTGCAATGGATCTGTTTAATCAAATGTGCCATGCATCGTTATTGCCAAATAGTTACACATTTCCAAGCATCTTAACAGCATGTTGCGGGCTTAAAGAGGTGTTGATTGGAAAAGGAGTTCATGGATGGGTGATCAAATGTGGTGCAACAGATGTATTTGTGCAGACTGCTATCATTGATCTATATGTGAAATTCGGATGTATGAGGGAGGCTTATAGACAATTCTCTCAGATGAAAGTCCATAATGTTGTCTCCTGGACTGCTTTAATTTCTGGGTTTGTGCAAGATAATGATATTACTTTTGCACTACAGCTTTTCAAAGATATGAGAGTAATAGGGCAGGAGATAAATAGCTACACTGTTACTAGTGTACTTTCTGCTTGTGCTAAATCCGGGATGATTGTGGAGGCGGGCCAAATTCATTCCTTGGTATTAAAATTAGGGTTGAATTTGGATGTTAATGTTGGGGCTGCCTTAGTTAACATGTATgcaaaaataagagaagttgGACTGTCTGAGTTAGCCTTCGGCGAGATGAAAAATATGAAGGATCAGAGCATATGGGCAGCCATGctttcttcttttgctcagaACCAAAATCCAGGAAGGGCACTTGAGTTATTCCCTGTAATGTTAGGAGAAGGAGTGAAACCTGATGAATATTGTATAAGCAGTGTGTTAAGTATTACGAGCTGCTTAAATCTTGGGTCACAGATGCATACTTACGTTTTGAAGTCTGGGTTAGTAACTGCGGTTTCTGTTGGCTGTTCACTTTTTACTATGTACTCAAAGTGTGGTTGTTTAGAGGAATCTTATAAAGTTTTTCAACAAGTTCTTGTCAAAGACAATGTGTCATGGGCCTCCATGATTTCTGGTTTTGCTGAGCATGGATGTCCGGATCGAGCTCTTCAGCTATTCAAGGAAATGCTATCTGAAGAAATTGTACCTGATGAAATTACCTTAAACTCAACTCTAACTGCGATTTCTGATCTCCGCTTTTTGCATACAGGTAAAGAAATTCATGGCTACGCTTTTCGTTTAGGATTAGGAACAAACACAGTTGTTGGTGGGGCAGTTGTCAACATGTATTCTAAGTGTGGAAGCTTGAATTTGGCAAGGGCGGTGTTTGATATGCTGCCTCAAAAAGATGTTTTTGCTTGCTCTTCCTTGGTCTCAGGATATAGCCAAAAGGGTTTGATTAAAGAGTCATTATTGTTGTTCCGTGATATGCTTCTGACTGATGTAACAGTTGATGCTTTCACAATTTCATCCATTCTTGGGGCTGCTGCGCTTTTGTACCGGTCAGATATTGGAACTCAACTGCATGCCTATGTTGAAAAATTGGGCTTACAAACAAATGTTTCTGTTGGTAGTTCACTAGGGACAATGTACTCAAAATGTGGAAGCATTGAGGATTGCCGAAAAGCATTCGATGATGCTGAGAAGACTGACCTGATAGGTTGGACATCCATCATAGTGAGCTATGCTCAACATGGTAAAGGTGCAGAGGCCTTAGCTGCTTATGAACTTATGAGAAAAGAAGGAGTCCAGCCTGATGCGGtaacatttgttgggattctAGTGGCTTGTAGCCATAGTGGTCTTGTTGAAGAAGCCTTCTTCCATCTTAATTCAATGGTCGAAGACTACAACATTAAGCCGGGTCATCGTCATTATGCTTGTATTGTTGATCTTCTTGGTCGATCAGGTAGACTGAGAGAGGCTGAAAGTTTAATCAACAATATGCCTCTTGAACCTGATGCTTTAATATGGGGAATTTTGCTTAATGCTTGCAAGGTCCATGGTGATTTTGAGCTCGGAAAGTTAGCAGCCGAAAAGGTAATGGAATTGGGGCCAAGTGATGCCGGTGCTTATGTTTCCTTTTCAAATATCTGTGCAGAGGGAGGACAGTGGGAAGAAGTCACCAAGATTAGAAGCTCCTTTAATAGAACTGGCATCAAGAAAGAGGCTGGTTGGAGCCTTGCGTGA